One Lysinibacillus sp. OF-1 DNA segment encodes these proteins:
- the nikB gene encoding nickel ABC transporter permease — protein sequence MTLFIIKRLAQIIPVTLGVTLVVFLIMQMIPGDPAIILAGEGASQETVEELRENLGLNKPLAIQYTDYIKNLVQGDMGHSLKNKQPVFEEITARLPITIELAFYGILITIILGLIAGIISAIRPYSFMDVGLMIVALLGISLPSFWLGILLMYVFSVQLHWLPVAGWDSAKHIILPAVTLGAGGAAIVARMTRSSMLEVVNQDYIRTAKAKGLKGYIIILKHALRNALIPVITVVGLQFGSLLGGTVLVESVFAVNGLGRMIVDAIRTRDIPVVQGGVLVASLIFVFINLFVDILYRIFNKRMDLN from the coding sequence ATGACATTATTTATCATAAAACGGCTCGCTCAAATTATTCCTGTGACCCTTGGTGTAACGCTTGTTGTTTTTTTAATTATGCAAATGATCCCCGGTGATCCCGCCATTATTTTAGCAGGAGAAGGAGCTTCTCAAGAAACGGTTGAAGAATTACGTGAAAATTTAGGGCTTAATAAACCATTAGCTATCCAATATACAGATTATATTAAAAATCTTGTACAGGGAGATATGGGGCATTCGTTAAAAAATAAACAACCTGTATTTGAGGAAATTACTGCACGTTTACCAATTACAATTGAGCTAGCCTTTTATGGTATTTTAATCACTATTATTTTGGGGTTGATTGCCGGCATCATCTCAGCAATCCGTCCATATTCGTTTATGGATGTTGGACTAATGATTGTCGCCTTATTAGGGATTTCCCTACCAAGTTTTTGGTTAGGTATTTTATTGATGTATGTTTTCTCTGTACAGCTACACTGGCTTCCTGTAGCAGGTTGGGATAGTGCCAAACATATTATTCTACCAGCGGTCACACTAGGTGCTGGTGGCGCTGCAATCGTTGCGCGTATGACTCGCTCTAGTATGCTAGAGGTTGTGAACCAAGACTATATTCGAACAGCGAAGGCGAAAGGTTTAAAAGGCTATATTATCATTTTAAAACACGCACTACGCAATGCCTTAATTCCAGTTATTACAGTTGTAGGCTTACAGTTTGGTAGTTTACTTGGGGGAACAGTATTAGTAGAATCTGTGTTCGCTGTCAACGGCTTAGGACGAATGATTGTAGATGCTATTCGTACACGAGATATACCTGTTGTTCAAGGCGGCGTTCTCGTAGCCTCATTAATATTTGTTTTCATTAATCTTTTCGTAGACATATTATATCGAATTTTTAATAAACGAATGGATTTAAACTAG
- a CDS encoding ABC transporter ATP-binding protein, translating to MKQNTVLEVKNLQTYFYSSEGVAKAVDGVSFILQKGETLGIVGESGCGKSMTSLSLLRLVPSPPGKIINGEIFLNNTDILKLSDEELRKIRGNKISMIFQEPMTSLNPVLSVGEQIAESIRLHQGLSRKEAWQKAVDMIRLVGIPAPEKRAKQEPYQLSGGMRQRIMIAMALACTPDVLIADEPTTALDVTIQAQIIEIIQNLQKQLGMSIIFITHDLGVVAEICDKIAVMYAGQIVEEGTTESLFEKPLHPYTNGLIQSLPKLYEEQEELSTIHGTVPSPYNYPVGCRYAERCPFATDLCHEQQPELMTVEHEKKVRCWMYSNEWQGQTMMKEMTV from the coding sequence ATGAAACAAAATACCGTGTTAGAAGTAAAAAATTTACAAACTTATTTTTATTCGAGTGAAGGCGTTGCCAAAGCTGTGGATGGTGTTTCCTTTATACTTCAAAAGGGAGAAACGCTAGGCATTGTTGGTGAATCTGGTTGTGGGAAATCAATGACCTCCCTATCGTTACTTCGTTTAGTACCGTCACCTCCTGGTAAAATCATCAACGGTGAGATTTTCTTAAATAATACAGATATCTTAAAATTATCAGATGAGGAATTACGCAAAATTCGAGGCAATAAAATATCAATGATTTTCCAAGAGCCTATGACAAGTCTAAATCCTGTGTTATCCGTTGGGGAGCAAATTGCTGAATCTATTCGCTTACACCAAGGTTTATCACGTAAAGAGGCATGGCAAAAGGCCGTCGATATGATCCGTCTAGTGGGAATTCCTGCACCAGAAAAAAGAGCGAAGCAGGAGCCGTACCAGTTAAGCGGTGGGATGCGTCAGCGCATTATGATCGCAATGGCATTAGCGTGTACACCCGATGTTTTAATTGCAGACGAACCTACAACGGCACTTGATGTAACCATTCAGGCTCAAATTATTGAAATTATACAAAATCTGCAAAAGCAATTAGGCATGAGCATTATTTTCATTACTCACGACCTAGGTGTTGTAGCAGAAATTTGCGATAAAATTGCTGTGATGTATGCGGGGCAGATTGTAGAAGAAGGCACAACAGAAAGTCTTTTTGAAAAACCGTTACACCCCTATACAAATGGATTAATACAATCATTACCAAAGCTCTATGAAGAGCAAGAAGAATTATCTACTATTCACGGAACTGTTCCAAGTCCATACAATTATCCGGTTGGCTGTCGTTATGCAGAACGTTGCCCATTTGCTACAGATTTATGTCATGAACAACAACCTGAGCTTATGACTGTGGAGCACGAGAAAAAAGTAAGATGTTGGATGTACAGCAATGAATGGCAAGGGCAAACAATGATGAAGGAGATGACAGTATGA
- a CDS encoding ABC transporter ATP-binding protein gives MTTALQTQPLLQVNDLKQHFFLKKEKLFGPQQIVKAVDGVSFDIMPGETLSIVGESGCGKSTTGRSILRLDEPTSGEVMLFGKNLVNMNKKELRAARKDIQIIFQDPYASLNPRRTIRKMLTEAMSIQKIVPPEQQEARMIELMSLVGLRPEYLERYPHEFSGGQRQRIGIARALAVNPKIIICDESVSALDVSIQAQILNLLKQLQRDLDLTFLFISHDLSVVRHISDRIMVMYLGKVVEIADKHSLFTQPYHPYTKALFSSIPVIDKQHRKERIILKGDLPSPLNPPTGCSFHTRCPFATEKCKAEVPALREITATHKVACHFAENLV, from the coding sequence ATGACAACAGCGCTACAAACACAACCACTCTTACAAGTAAATGATTTAAAACAGCATTTTTTCTTAAAAAAAGAAAAGCTCTTCGGTCCTCAGCAAATTGTAAAAGCTGTGGATGGTGTTTCCTTTGACATTATGCCTGGTGAAACACTTAGCATTGTTGGAGAATCTGGCTGCGGAAAATCAACGACGGGGCGTTCTATTTTAAGATTAGATGAACCTACTTCTGGAGAAGTAATGTTATTTGGTAAAAACTTAGTGAATATGAACAAAAAAGAGCTACGTGCTGCACGCAAGGACATCCAAATTATTTTCCAAGATCCGTATGCATCCCTTAACCCACGAAGAACCATTCGTAAAATGTTAACAGAGGCCATGTCTATTCAAAAAATAGTACCACCTGAACAACAAGAGGCACGCATGATTGAATTAATGTCGCTTGTTGGATTACGTCCTGAATACTTAGAGCGCTATCCACATGAATTTTCTGGTGGTCAGCGTCAACGTATCGGAATTGCAAGAGCTCTTGCAGTCAATCCTAAAATTATTATTTGTGATGAATCGGTTTCTGCGCTAGACGTTTCTATTCAAGCACAAATTTTAAATTTATTAAAGCAGCTACAACGAGATTTAGATTTAACATTTTTATTTATCTCACACGATTTAAGTGTTGTTCGACATATTTCAGATCGTATCATGGTCATGTATCTTGGAAAGGTTGTCGAAATTGCTGATAAGCATTCCCTTTTCACACAGCCATATCATCCTTATACAAAAGCATTATTTTCTTCTATTCCAGTAATCGACAAACAACATCGCAAGGAGCGCATTATTTTAAAAGGAGACCTACCGTCACCTCTTAATCCTCCTACTGGCTGTAGCTTTCACACACGTTGTCCATTCGCCACAGAGAAATGTAAAGCAGAAGTTCCAGCATTACGAGAAATCACTGCAACACATAAGGTAGCTTGCCATTTTGCAGAAAATTTAGTTTAA
- a CDS encoding sensor histidine kinase, translated as MLQLETFNIYILLCVIAPIIGAFLLTFIFIFEKQIDSLEEEKRSLELKQDLQRANILQLNQQIQPHFFFNALNSLLSLARINRKEDLVAGIEALATFFKFKYNNHEVLIALKNEIQFMDSYLNIQQLRFGHRLTIHKDMDDEALSVQIPPFILQTIIENAYKHSFEKHIGPAELSITIKKMDKILLIEIKNTQPLEKIETAIEQLEDELQQGYGLENIRQRLELIYGLENVLFSIQNNEQFYTVTIHVPA; from the coding sequence ATGTTACAACTAGAAACCTTCAACATATATATTCTCCTATGTGTAATTGCTCCAATTATTGGAGCTTTTCTGCTTACTTTTATATTTATTTTCGAAAAACAAATCGATAGCCTTGAGGAAGAAAAGAGAAGTTTAGAGCTCAAGCAGGATTTACAACGAGCGAATATTCTTCAGTTAAATCAGCAAATACAACCACATTTCTTTTTTAACGCATTAAATTCATTGCTAAGCCTAGCCCGCATCAATCGTAAGGAAGATTTGGTTGCGGGTATTGAGGCCTTAGCAACGTTTTTTAAATTTAAATACAATAATCATGAGGTTTTAATCGCGTTAAAGAACGAGATACAATTTATGGATAGCTATTTAAATATTCAACAGTTACGCTTTGGACATCGTTTGACGATTCATAAGGATATGGATGATGAAGCTCTATCTGTACAAATACCTCCATTTATTTTGCAGACCATTATTGAAAATGCATATAAACATAGCTTTGAAAAGCATATAGGACCTGCTGAGTTATCCATTACGATAAAAAAAATGGACAAGATCTTATTAATAGAAATAAAAAATACACAGCCCTTAGAAAAGATAGAAACTGCTATTGAACAGCTAGAAGATGAATTACAGCAAGGTTATGGTCTTGAAAATATTAGACAACGGCTTGAGCTTATTTATGGTCTCGAAAATGTTTTATTTTCGATTCAAAATAATGAACAGTTTTACACAGTTACAATTCACGTTCCCGCTTAG
- a CDS encoding response regulator transcription factor produces the protein MHILIADDEPLELEQMIYLLKPHFPNWTFHTAQDASQALQLAKKHRMTIAFLDIQMPGKDGITLSKELKEMYEIDIIMVTAYQTFEYAQQALRIGVKDYLTKPVIASELDAIVEKYKVWSSNHDAIQSALSYIHENYYEKLGLNIIAEKIHLNPSYLSRKFLEEQSIGINEYINNYRLEMAVKKINENLDASMSAIAESCGFNSQHYFSVAFKKKYNQSPRQYKSAKMSKGI, from the coding sequence ATGCATATTTTAATCGCAGATGATGAGCCGTTAGAGCTAGAGCAAATGATTTATTTATTAAAACCGCATTTCCCTAATTGGACATTCCATACTGCTCAGGATGCCTCACAAGCTCTGCAATTAGCTAAAAAACACCGTATGACTATCGCCTTTTTGGATATCCAAATGCCTGGGAAAGATGGTATCACTTTGAGCAAGGAATTAAAAGAAATGTATGAAATAGACATCATTATGGTAACTGCTTATCAGACCTTCGAATATGCCCAGCAAGCATTGCGTATCGGGGTAAAAGATTATCTTACAAAACCTGTTATTGCTAGTGAATTAGATGCGATTGTGGAGAAATATAAAGTATGGAGCTCCAACCATGATGCGATTCAAAGTGCGCTTTCCTATATCCATGAAAACTATTATGAAAAGCTCGGTTTAAATATTATTGCAGAAAAGATCCATTTGAATCCAAGCTACTTAAGTCGTAAATTTTTGGAGGAGCAGTCTATTGGCATTAATGAGTATATAAATAATTACCGCCTCGAAATGGCCGTGAAGAAAATAAATGAAAACCTGGACGCAAGCATGTCTGCAATTGCGGAGAGCTGTGGATTTAATAGCCAACACTATTTTAGTGTGGCCTTTAAGAAAAAGTATAATCAATCGCCACGTCAATATAAATCCGCTAAAATGAGTAAAGGTATTTGA
- a CDS encoding permease, with protein sequence MLKNYSLLVPFASLSTAAGVIILLARWINGNLLLSSPSALISFGFMAGICYTLATAISFIVLSSLLNKRNYKQNQHTQSFLLFTIQQKLSGMNLKVIRLFYLLTSIELWLIQLISISVLSEIMLNIPIPITLFLFLTGMLLLDRIMSVKSILWLEILFIIALFSLLIFIPIYYFVQNGASTVYEGIRLYHPYLFYFKNSEILLFYVIIQLAVLGQVLFDKSTWYLIAFIKPKKIRRSLFSSGVILALLTLSFTAILMIALYSGSFGQFQVLIFTFLYEVQPGFLTFAFLVIVLLAVVTSLLVDMRATKRFFMKKRPYYFYLIGLMVILLTFFLSIDLTILGVIYSFAFLHITILPFMLILLFTNRRIHKHSWFVILLSILIGIGVALSFNALYGLATSFMISSIYQLMLQTDTIEKMPEP encoded by the coding sequence ATGTTAAAAAATTATTCATTGCTCGTACCATTTGCAAGTTTAAGCACAGCAGCAGGCGTCATCATTCTTTTAGCAAGATGGATTAACGGTAATTTATTATTGTCCTCTCCCTCAGCCCTTATTTCTTTTGGCTTTATGGCAGGCATTTGTTATACATTAGCAACAGCCATTTCATTTATTGTATTGAGCTCCTTGTTAAATAAAAGGAATTACAAGCAAAACCAGCATACACAAAGCTTTTTACTCTTTACCATACAACAAAAATTGAGTGGTATGAATTTAAAAGTGATACGACTGTTTTACCTTTTGACAAGCATTGAACTTTGGTTAATTCAATTAATTAGCATTAGTGTCTTGTCTGAAATCATGTTAAATATCCCGATACCCATTACGCTTTTTTTATTTCTAACCGGTATGTTACTGCTTGATCGCATCATGTCTGTGAAAAGTATACTTTGGCTAGAAATTTTATTTATCATCGCCCTGTTTTCATTACTTATTTTTATCCCTATTTACTACTTTGTACAAAATGGAGCAAGCACCGTTTATGAAGGCATTCGCTTATACCACCCTTATTTATTTTATTTTAAAAATAGCGAAATCCTCCTGTTCTATGTCATTATTCAATTAGCCGTTTTAGGACAAGTACTTTTTGATAAATCAACATGGTATTTAATTGCATTTATCAAGCCCAAAAAAATACGTCGCAGCCTATTTTCATCAGGTGTGATTTTAGCATTATTAACATTATCCTTTACAGCTATTTTAATGATTGCTTTATACAGTGGCTCCTTTGGTCAGTTTCAAGTGCTAATTTTTACGTTCTTATATGAAGTACAGCCTGGGTTTCTGACATTCGCTTTCCTTGTCATTGTCCTGTTGGCCGTTGTGACGTCCTTACTTGTAGATATGCGTGCAACAAAACGTTTTTTTATGAAGAAAAGACCCTATTATTTTTACTTAATTGGACTTATGGTCATTTTACTTACCTTTTTCTTATCTATCGATTTAACGATTTTAGGGGTTATTTATTCTTTCGCGTTCCTGCACATTACCATACTGCCGTTTATGTTAATTCTTTTATTTACGAATCGCCGTATTCATAAACATAGTTGGTTTGTCATACTGCTATCTATCCTCATAGGAATTGGCGTTGCCCTAAGCTTCAATGCACTTTACGGATTAGCAACTAGCTTTATGATCTCTAGCATTTATCAATTAATGCTTCAGACCGATACTATAGAAAAAATGCCTGAACCCTAA